A stretch of Channa argus isolate prfri chromosome 16, Channa argus male v1.0, whole genome shotgun sequence DNA encodes these proteins:
- the LOC137101619 gene encoding cdc42 effector protein 3-like, with product MPLKTSFYRKQSSGRWPSRNSKRREVLSVNMISLPLADFRHISHIGNDAHRDSFGDLSFLKMDHSLLLQSSKSEQNLFMACSPPPKPPRLNMVEIEGLKSPDCSVGQQNNISQKRKKCNSLPLLESEEEKGEMETKDEYQRGNNVVSNDPLSQDQGNMSSERDGVTPETSDKTAGQTKEEDNGFAFSLDLGPSILDDVLQVMDKLHN from the coding sequence ATGCCACTTAAAACATCATTCTACAGAAAGCAATCATCAGGCCGCTGGCCCAGCAGGAACTCCAAGCGCAGAGAGGTACTGTCTGTCAACATGATCAGCCTACCACTGGCTGATTTTCGCCACATCTCACATATTGGCAATGATGCCCACAGAGATAGTTTTGGAGACCTTTCCTTCTTAAAGATGGACCACAGCTTGCTTTTACAAAGCTCCAAGAGCGAGCAGAACCTCTTCATGGCCTGTTCTCCCCCACCAAAGCCCCCTCGTCTGAATATGGTTGAGATTGAGGGTTTGAAGAGCCCCGACTGCTCTGTTGGCCAACAGAACAACATCTCccagaagagaaagaaatgcaaCTCTTTGCCTCTGTTGGAAAGCGAGGAAGAAAAGGGAGAGATGGAAACAAAGGATGAGTATCAAAGAGGAAATAACGTTGTTTCCAATGACCCTTTAAGTCAGGATCAGGGAAACATGAGTTCAGAAAGGGATGGAGTAACTCCAGAGACCTCTGACAAAACAGCTGGACAGACAAAGGAGGAGGACAATGGCTTTGCATTTAGCCTTGACCTGGGCCCATCAATCCTGGATGATGTTCTTCAGGTGATGGACAAGCTTCACAACTGA